A region of the Mangifera indica cultivar Alphonso unplaced genomic scaffold, CATAS_Mindica_2.1 Un_0014, whole genome shotgun sequence genome:
TCATCAGTGCAAAAACTGCTGTTGTTCTCCATGACGTCCATTGTTTCAAATTTGTCTCCTTCCTCTAATTTATTCCCCTCGGTGATTGATGACTGTGGCGGTTTTTCAGGTTCCTTGTTCGCCAAACATTCTTGTGGCTGTGtttgttttttaacttcttGATGAATTTCCAGTTGATTTTTCTGGGGTTGTTGTTGATCAGTAATTGTAAGAGGCTTGTGAGTGAGAGGATCAATGCccatttttcttagttttttctTGATGTGGGTGTTCCAATGGTTCTTGATTTCATTATCAGTTCTTCCAGGAAGATGAGAAGCAATTTTAGACCATCTGTAAATTAAAAGACTTCATTAAAATTAGTTCATGTGTTAATTAATGACACTTGAAAGTAGTAGAATTTTCTAATGAAGTTATCACTACGAGAAAAAAAGACCAAgtcaaagttagaaaaattaaaacaatactGCCAAAAGAGCAAGCTCTAGGACAATACGAAAGTTACGTCGGCAAGTGCAGTAACATGACAAAGTTGAAAACAGACAAAAACCCATTTGCTAGAAAGATGAAAGAAGGCAAGAAGAAGACGAAGGGAACCTGTTGCCAAGTTGAGCATGGAGATCAATCACCATTTGTTCTTCATATTCTGAAAGAAGACCTCTTTTCAGATCAGGTCTAAGATAGTTTGTCCATCTCAGTCTGCAACTTTTCCCACACCTCAATAGGCCTGCAATATCCATAAAcatattgttaattatttgtcAACTTATTTctgcattaattaattaagtagtGGTCAGCTTTTTTGTTCATGCCTTCTTTTTTCAACAATTATTCATATCTCTCGATCATTAAGCCAAAACACAACCCACCACAAACCCCACCCACACACCCCCCCACCccctgaaaaaagaaaaaggaaaacaaagaaaaaaaaattcctgaTGAGTTCAAGAAACACCATCATCAAGatgtgtttctttttctttttttgtttttctcgaGAAAGTTTATGAAAGGAAGTGAAACCTGCAAGCTTAGGAACGGCTCTCCAGCAGCATTGGCCATGGGTGAGGATGAAGTTAATGAGCTTCTTGTCTTCCTCAGCAGTCCATGGCCCTTTCTTCAACCCAACTTTGTCGCAACAAGGCTGCCTTCCCATCCTTGataatcaatcaattcaattaattaataacttaaATAAATCTGCAGATTGCTCAAGCTAGAAGAAGATAACTGGTAAATGGgaaagacaaagaaaaagagagagagagagagaggctcAAACTTCAAGTCTTGAAATATATGAAGTTTAGAACAAAGCTGTATCAGTCTATTACTATATAGGCAAACCAGTACCGCAAATGGACAAGGCTAGAGTGAgtaaaacaattttcttttctttatcatttattattctGAATATTGccagaaattaaattaattatttatatttatagtgagtgaaagaaataatattagTGCTGtgggtttgattttttatattgaaaactatcgatttaattgattttatcaaaaattagtgttaaatttaattaagttaatataaaaatttagtttaattattgatttagttaaatatgataaaaactaataaatcaaatcaacaaattaaaactaatagaatcgaatataactaaaatttaagatatttttaaaatattttaattatttttaaataatttgattattttaaattagattagatgaatttttaaatatatataagaaaaacataagtataaaaataaaattaaaaataagaaaatgtatCTCACatctattgaaatattttttataacaaatgaCTTGTATAATCATTCTTTTTTACTGTATCATaagatgaagatttttttttatttaattgttttattgaaatcagataaataattatcaatccttaaaaaaaatatgttctaATTCCTATAAATCTGGATATcctgattaattttattttttgtaaatttttaaacaaatttgatttattaatataatattatttgaaaattttattacaacttaataataaattaaattagctAGATTTCAGTGGATCAGTCAAATTGTAAACTACTGAAATAACTAATTCAATCATCCgctttgattttaaaatcactGGTTTGATTCTTTATACCTTATATGTGCACTGTGTACTCGTGGATAAAAAAGGAATAACGCGTAACGCACGTGCGAGGCGGCTGGCTGAAAGCGCCACCGCATCAACCTGACTTTGCTTGAGTTTGAAGCGTGAGATACCGTCGGACAaaagtcaaaataaaacaaatcagcACCTAATGTCCAACcgataaaattataagtaaatgttttgtatataattttagcaatattatatttatttattttagatataaaagatatatatatttatatatattattatataattaaatattattttatttttaatttaaaatcatttgattttataataacaaatataaatgtgaatatatttatatacttaaaataacttcacataattttattaatataattttggtatatcattatataattatataattttaaattaaaataaaataatatttaatcatatgatcacataatatttgtatattcaaattttataaaaatatatacatataatattgtttatatttaaatactttgatagagtattattatcattattaattaatattaatacaataaaaaatgtcTTATTTCCTAAATAAATTGTTCCCACGGTTTCAACTCTAACAAAAACCATGCTCTAATTAACActatttagttatatatatatttttaggaatattatacatacatattttttatacacataattttattttattttatttttttttttttatgtattctTAGACTTAGAATGTGAGttttatataaagataattaaaataatatagagtaataagaaatattaagaatgtcaaataagtatatatatcttGAATTTCTTACTagaaatcatttaatttaaatgtcaaaagacttattttcacccaaggtatagtgtaaTATAGAACTGATACTtgctaactttaaaaaactcaaagtcccactaataaactaatttctattaaaattttcaattaagattagaagcaaaatcgttattttgataataatattaaaaagtaatataattcattatttttcatccataagttttaaaaattaataatatc
Encoded here:
- the LOC123205757 gene encoding transcription factor MYB20-like, encoding MGRQPCCDKVGLKKGPWTAEEDKKLINFILTHGQCCWRAVPKLAGLLRCGKSCRLRWTNYLRPDLKRGLLSEYEEQMVIDLHAQLGNRWSKIASHLPGRTDNEIKNHWNTHIKKKLRKMGIDPLTHKPLTITDQQQPQKNQLEIHQEVKKQTQPQECLANKEPEKPPQSSITEGNKLEEGDKFETMDVMENNSSFCTDDVPLIEPHEIVVPSTSSSSCSSNHSSSDHSSNFLDEWQLPADFQWLNMNISLWDDDFSSCWDLFINDEVDRRMAFDHQESSKYGLL